Below is a genomic region from Balaenoptera ricei isolate mBalRic1 chromosome 3, mBalRic1.hap2, whole genome shotgun sequence.
cccagcttcgcATAAGGGAAGTGACCCTAAGGTCACATTCTCTGGTTAGAGGTTACTCTCCAGTggtccccgcccccagccttcAGTTAACTCTCACTTACACTTTCTGAGGCTAATTGTGGCCAGACACACCAGTGATCAGCACCCCTGAGGCTTGCAGTCATCCCTAAGGAGTATCCTAGGGGAGGGTGCATCTATCTCAGGGGCCAGGGCTGTCACAGCTGCCCCACCCTATGGGGAGTCTCCCTCATTGATATTCCTGACCTTGACAATTTGGACTTGATTTTATTGAGGCTGCCAACCAGTGAATTTCCTTATAACAGAAAATGTCAAATTCACGTGAGAGATGGCTATAATCCAACAGGGCAACCAACATAGGGCTTGGTAAAATGTGGACTAGATCAGGCAGAAGCAATGGGGGGCATCTACACCTGTGTGCACTTGTGAAGGTTGAGTTACAGGAGATGCTGAATGTAATGGAAACATTGACTTGGAATCTTTAGGCATCTCCTGAAAGGATTAACCAATGGCATCATAAAAAGAGACAGAGGTCAACTGAAAAATAGCAGGACGACAGAGGTGCCCTTCAGACTCCTTGAAGAACCCAGCAGTCCAGGTGATTGGAATAGGATAGCACATGAGCCTGACCAGagcccagagagagagaaggcggGTTGGGCACAGGATCACCATCAGCACTCAGGTTACCCAAAAGATGGGCCCAAATTGGACTTTTCTGGAAAAGGTTCCACAGGTTGCTAAGGCTTCTGGGGTAAAAGTATTCTTCACCTCATCCATTTTGGGATCAGTCCCCCACTAATGCATGCAGGGCCTCAAATATTAACATCTGATTGGACACATATAATGAATTGCAGAGTAGGAGGCAATAAATGTTTAGGTCAGAAAATTTGACAGTTATAATTTATATTCACTCTTAGTTCACCCATCCTGTTTAACATGGGGGTTGGGGTAACACTCACCCCACTCCTGCTCAGCCTCACAGAGCAACAAAGGAGCCTACAGCTCCTCCCAcccacatgtctccagctggaaaCCCATCCTCTCCCAAGTCCTGGCTGAGAAACCAGTTTAAAGAGGTcctctgtccccccaccccacccccacaccaGTAACAAGGAAGTCCCTCAGggttgggaggggtgggagaagcCAGGAGACAGACCAGGTCAGGCCACTTCCCATTATTCAGCAGAAGGGGAATGAGTGGGGGCTAAGCCTCTGGTCTCTGGGGCTCATCTACACCAACTTCTTGGCTTTAAAGAAGCTCTTGAGGTGCTGCATCTGCCAGATGCCAGTGGCCACAAGGATGAAGGTCTGCAGAATGAACCACCACAGCACCCGCTGGTTGGTGCTCTCGCTGGTCTGCCGGAAGCGCTCTTCTCGCCACTGTGTGAGGGGACAACAGGAAGGCGTGGCTAGAACTGAATTGACCCCCAGGGGAAGAGCTGAAAGAGCCACTCCCTGGGAGGTTACACATCCACTGTCCCAACTGGCTCAGCCCAGCCCCTCACCCTCTGGTACTCCTGCTCCTTCTGGATCTTCTCCACTTGCTCCACCAGCTGCTGTATGCGCAGATGCAGCAGGGTCAGCTTGTCATTGGCTGCAAGTTCCGTATAATCATTGGTGTGTTCACCCAACTGCATGTCCAAGTGAATGGCCTGGGGAGCAGAGGAGCCAAGGGTGGGGGTCAGGGAGCTCAGCTCCACGCACGTGCCAGAAACCCAGCTTCCACACGCCAGTCTGGGCCTGACTGAACTGAGCAGTTCAGTGCCTCACACTCACTGATGTGGGGACTAGCTCTGCTCCAGGTGCCAAAACACCAGATCAAGGCCCTGCTTACATGGAGTTCCATGTCCAAAAGACAGAAGGGACAGAACAAAATGTGCAGAACAAAATGTGTGTGACTCAGTGTTTGAGACAAGCAGCTCCTAGGAGTTCCATGTCAGTGGGAGGTGGTAATGAAGAGCCTGGGAGCATTCAGCTGCTGGACAGCTCTGAATTTCACATTATGAAGTTTGGTCTTTATTCTAGGGATGGCAGGGAGCCGAGAGATGATTTTAAGTCAGAGTGACTCCCTCCTGGGTCCCCTCTCATTCTTCAGGACCTGTCCTCTGTATGCTTACTTCATGGAAAGCCCAGGCCTCCTCAAGAGGCACTGCCTACTGAACCCTTCTCACGCAAGGGACTGAGATGTTAAGGGTTGGTGACTTTCCCCTGCATACTCACCAGCTTGCCGTCATAGAAGAGGGCGAACCGGATGGACTCGAGGTGAAGGCAGATCTGGTGCTCTCCAGGAGACTGGGAGGTGAAGGTAAAGCTGCCCCGAGGGCCGTACTGACGGGCCAGTAGATTCTAGAGGAAACAGCCTCCGTGAGCACAGAGAAGCTGACCAGAAACCTGCTTCTAGGAGAGGAACTCTGGGGGTATCCCAGGTTCTGACCCCCACAGGCCAGGCCAGCAGGGAGGGTGTGAGGAAAATGGCATCAGTTTGGGCTTGAAAATCTCAGATCCCAGCACTGCTAGTACACAATACTCCACAGATTGCAAAGAGCATGGCGTTCCTTGAGCCCTCCTGCCTGTGAGTAGATGAGCCCTCCTCTGAGAAATGGAGGACTAGGGAGGACTAGACATAGACGCTGGAgatgtgggggtgggagggctgcAGGGAGTCAAGGCCTGCCTCACCTTGTTCTCGGGGTCCTTCACAAAAACGAACAAATTGATCCACTGCGGGGAGGGCTGGTACTTTTCCGTAGCGGGGTCGTATAGCTCGGTCTTGTAGTTACCTAATGGGGAGGCAGCCTGGATGCATCCCCACCCACACTCACGACCAAGAGCCCGCCCAGGACCTCCAGGAGTCACGGGGGCCGGGGGGAGGAACAGGAAGAGCCGGGTGTCTGATTGCGGGGCTTCACCACAGCCCTccgcctctctccttccctctcctgccccGCTTTTCTGCTGTCATCCGGGTCTGGATCAGACTTGCCTCCTCGGCGCCCCCCAACTCCGGCGCAGGCAACGGAGAGGATGCTTTGCCCACACTGCTGTCCACCCATTTCCCACCCGTGCCCACCCCCGGCAGCAGAGGGGAGGTATGGGCCTGAGCTGATCCCGCGGGGCCTCATCCCCATTCCCATTCCCTCTCAGGACTCTGGGTGCGGGGAGGGCAAGGCCGGGACTCTGGGTGCGGGGAGGGCAAGGCTCGCGCGCACCTATGACCACTGTGCCATCGGGGATCTCCTGGATGAAGCACTTCTCCTCCAGCTCGCTGACCTCGAGGTAGAACGCGCCTCCGCCGCCCGTGAGCGCCAGCAGCTGCcccagcagcagcggcagcagtcCGGCTGCCCTCGCTCGGCCCCATCCCTGCCCGGGGCCGGCCCCGGGCCCAACGCCTCGCGTCCCGCAGGCCCCCGCCACCTTCCCAGCCGAGTCCGAGGCTGTCTGTGCGGGGCCTGCGAGACTGCAAACTCGGCCACGGACTACAAATCCCAGGAGCCCCCGCGCGGACTCGCGTTGCGGAGGGGCCACGCGAGCTCCCACCCCACTAGTGAGGCGCTGTTCCGCGCTTTCCTTGCCCCGCCTCGCTTAATGCGCGCAGAAACCCAAGGAGGTGGGTGCTCTTAGTCCCATCTTGCTGATGTGGTAACAGCctcagagagaagaaggaagggactAGCCCTCTGAAACTTGCAGAGCGGCTGCCTGAGATGGGTGTTGAGAGTGTGGGCAGGTCCAGGCATGACCTGGACCTGAACCTCGAGGAGGTTAGAAGTGATGGTGAGACAGAATGAGAACTGCAGAGAAGCCCTGGGGGGTTCAGAGGCTGACGTAGTAGTTCAGGAAAGGAACGGAGAAATGTCCCTTTTATGGAAGGGGTAAGTTTGACTCAAGCTCTGAAGGATGGTTAAAATCTCCCTGAGCAGCGAGGGAGCAAGAACAATTTAGGTGGAGAGACCTAGAATTGCCTAACAGCAGCAGGCCAGTTAAGGGACTAGGGGAAGAAAGTTTATGGTCACATGGAGGGAGGAGGTAAGTTGGGCCGAATCACTGAACGGGCAGGAGCTGCCAGGCCCACTTGCACAGGTGGGACTCTTCATCCAGTGGGACCAAAAGAAAAGACTGTGAGTGAGCCTGGCGGGTGAAAGAAGTCGGCAGGAATGCAactggaaaaggaaagggaatacACAACTGAAAGGTGTGGGAGGGTGGGGCCAACATGACAAGACAGGGACCCAGGAATAGCAAATCTCAGGAATTCCGAAGCTCACGATGCTCTGAGTAGGGCAGTGTATACTCAAACGTCAATATAAAGCAGTAGCCCTCCCCAGGTGGTGGGATGAAGTCCTCCACCATCTAGTGCCTGATGATAATAGATGCTCATTGGTTTATTCAGTAatataaaatgatgatgaaaataacaatactttttattcttctgtgccagccactgttctaagcacttttaaACGTACtaactaaattaatattttaaaaactctataaGGTAGACTCTAATAGGATTCCAGTTTAACAGCTGGGGAAGCAGTGGCAAAGAGAGGTTGagtaataacttgcccaaggtcatccagtGATAAGCGGCAGGCATTTGCTCACACAAACTCTGGGCAAGACTTTACGATACATGTTGGACATGAATATGAGTAAAACCTGTCTCCTGTCCTCTAAGAGCCCACTGAAAAGCAAAGGAGCAATGTCAATACAGTGTTTTAAGCTTAataatatgggggcttccctggtggtgcagtggttgggaatccacctgccaatgcaggggacacaggttcaagccctggtctgggaagatcccacatgccacggagcaactaggcccgtgagccacatttactgagcctgcgcgtctggagcctgtgctccacgacaagagaggccgcgatagtgagaggcccgcgcaccgcgatgaagagtggcccccgcttgccacaactagagaaaaagccctcgcacagaaagaaagacccaacacagccaaaaataaaaaattaattaattaattaatttaaaaaaaagatatctctaaaaaaaaaacatttaaaaagattaataatatGTTTTAGCTACCAGAAATTGTCCCCTCACTTTATCAGTGTGGCCCATTGATAATTCTAGGGGAACGTTTTTATTCCTTCCCTGGGAATGATCTTTAAACGAAAATGATAGATGCAGGTGTTAACAAAGGCAGACACTTTAGAAAGGTCAATTAAGACAACAGCTGAAAAGCATCTGTTGGATTTGGGAACTAGCTGTTCATCAAGGGCATTCACCAGGAGCTGGGAGCAGGGGTGATGACTCAGGGTTTGGGAGGCAGGATGAGGTGCTGTCCACGGTCCTGAATCGTGATTGCCAGTACCACCGCCTGAAGTAAGGGactggtttttggttttggtttttgttgttgttttatatataaattttccaaTCCCTCATGAACCaatacttttgtaaaaaaaaaaaaaaaaaaatgaaactgattaTGTGCTTGAATGTCacatcaatgttaaatttctatAAAAGTTTCTAAGCACTCCATTTCTGTGCTTATCTCATTGCAGACCTATAACAAACACTCATGGACCAGCACTGGCCCGCAGTGAGTAGCACTGTTTCATAGCCAGTGATCAGACTGCCCACAGAAATCCCCTAAAGGGACAAAAGTGGGAAATTATTAGGGCCTGCAGTGACATGCATGTAAGGAGATAGTGCACCAGTGACTTTACAGCAAGACTTCAAAGCCAAGAACCCAGATGTTGGGAAGGATGAGATGGTTCCCAAGTAGAAAAAGTACTGTGTTGATGATAAAACCTGTTTCTGAGTGATGACAGGGCTGAGAATATAAGAGCAGAGAGCCCACCATTCTGGGATTCTCCCACGTGACAGTGATCTCATTCCACACTGTCTGCCAAAACCACTGAACCTGGGTGCCATTTGTGAGATTTCAAGGAGACATTGGGGAACTGCATCTACTTGCCCTATCTGTGGTTCCCCTAAGATCGAAGACTCTGGCAGGCCTCTACTACATGCTGTTCCCTTTCTAAGGGATGTCCTGAGCCCCCATTGCTGCCCTCTTTTCTGCTTGCCTAATTCCTATTCACCCTTTCAAGACTCAAGTGCAGCATCACTCTTTTAGGTGTTTCCTGCCCTGGGCTCCTTGGGACCTTGCATTAACCATGTTGAATTATAATTGTCCATTCACATGCAAGTCCCTTGGGGCTGATAGCTGGAAGAGATTAAGACAGGTTTCTGCCGCATATTATCTCTTTGCTCCCCAAAGCCTAGCGAAAATCTAGGAACAGCATGATTGTGCAGTGGATGTTTGGttagagaaagggaagagagaggaaggagagaaagtagAAGGGAAGTATGGAGGGAAAGAGGGGGATAGAGCGAGGAAAAAGAGAAgttggaggaagaaagagagagaaagaagaaagcaagaatgAAGGAGgttggagagaaagaaggaagaagagtaaTGGTGAGTCATAAACCAAAATCTCCATACCTTATTCCTGGCCTTTCTTATGATGTCCCCTCCTCATTATTCCCATTAGGCATCTTGAGCTAGGGATGGTGGGGGTGGAGATACATCAGGGTTAGAATGTTCTTGCACATAAAATCAGAGCTTCCATGTGCAATTCTGCTCTGGTGCTGGGTGGATTCTGTTGGTTTGCTGGTGACCTCCACATCATCCCCAGGACACCGCCATGccactgttccttcctctggtccACTGGTCTCTGCATTCTTCTTCCTCCCTGGCATGTAGAAAAATATTCCTTTTGACCATCTCCACAAAAGAATTTCCTATGAAAGTTCTTTTCCCTGTGCTTTCTTTCCCAGAACACCTGGGCactgaagggtgtgtgtgtgctgaatCCAGGGATATCAAGAACAGTTATCACACTGGACCTGGAACCAACCACTGTTCCTGCTTCatgcaccacccccaccccccacccccacacaggCTCACAGTTATCCCTCTGACAGAATTCTTCCACTCCTGGTGAGTTTTCTCAGAGTTTTCTCACTGTCTCCCTTTCCGGTCCATCTCTCTTCAGGGCTTCGGGCAGCCCATCCCACGGGTCTGTGCCTGGCTTGGTCCTCCAACCCTCCTGCACTGGAGGGGTTCCCATAAGGAGGGCAAATCAAAGGGAGTGGCTGGGATGTTCCTCAGTCCTTGAGAATCAGGAAGCCATTGATCCCAGGACGCAGAGGACTTCTAGGGATAATGTGGCCAAATGCAACATACCAGTGCACTTAAGCCTCAGCTCTACTCCAGCCAAAATACTGTTATACTTTCCCACAGTAAAATGTTTGCAGCATCCTCAAAGGTCTCCACTGTCTTCCAAACATCTTTTCTGGATGAGTAAAGAAATGCACAGACTTGGTTGAGGCACCAGGACTCCTCTCTGGGCTCAGTTTTCACCAAAGGCGAATCCTCTCCCCTCATGCCTGAGGTTGTATAGATGAACCTGGACAAGGGATGCAGCTTTCTCAGACATCTTCTATTTATCATCACCCTTTCCATCAAGTTCCCGAACTGGTAACCACTTCTGTCCTTGAATGAAGACTTTCTCTCCAgtcttccatgcaaatgggaaacCTTATTCTTTTGGTTCAAAGATCATTCATTGTCtagaatgaaatagaaaccagGGAAAAAGGAGGGTAGGGGACATGATGGGGAGACCaaggtggagggaggagagaagaggaagatggCAAATCCAGACAGTGACACTTCCTTACttcccctttcttcccctttcctctccactatttcctcccttcttttccataacacctccctcctccctcttttctctctgtttttaaaagGTAAGTTTTACTATTATTCAGGCAtggtgaggccaacagatcaggagatgattactattgaaaagatagtttggggacttccccagtggtccagtggttaatactctgcacttctactgcagggggtgcaggtttgatccctggttggggaactaagatcccatatgccgcagggcatggccaaaaaagaaagaaagaaaagatagtttgttactCACGGTTCCCAAGCAGACTGGGTACACCAAGTCATGTAGGGCCACATGGGGAAACACCAgggttggtcaggaggcagaaggagtgagGGGAAAGCATGGATAAAAGCTTTTATTATGGTGTTCATGGGAAGGAGTGGGTGACTggttagtttgaataatttcagcaggctctgTGGTGTCAGGGCTGTCATGGGTTTTCTGGTACCTGACCCTGAGGTGATTAGGGCATGAGGAATATTGGCTTGGTGCGTGAGAGTTCAATAAAGATGGTGGTTGGGGGCCAGGGGGTATGGGCTTCGGATTGGTTGGTTTACATATGAAAGGTACCCCCTCAGGTGAGTCCTTTGCTATCTCTAAGAACTAACCCTGGGAGGGGTAGTGAGGCCCCAGATGCCAGAGCATCAGGAACAcagaatataagaaaatatagttaATACACTTCCCAACCAGAGTCTGCACCACTGGGTCTCCAAAAGATCATGGCAGCATTCTCATCCCACCTACGTTGAGGGCTTTACAGGTCAGGAGATGGGGAACAGGGTGGAGCGGGTGAGGAGAAAGGTGGGTCACAGCCCTGCCTTCTCTTGGACTGGGGCGGAGCAGATTGGGGCCAAGGTTAAGAGGAAAGTAAGACAATTGGGTTTCTACTGCTGCCACTGCCAGGATACTGCTGCACCCAATCTGGCAAGTCCCAGCCATGTTTCTGGCTTTGAAGAACAGGTTCAAATGACCTAAAGTGTGTCCTGGTCTCcatccttccccatccccatccccaaaaCTAAGATTCAGGATTCTGTACTGGCACATTAGTTGACTGTATGACCTTTTACCTTACTTCCCTTCTCCGGTCCTCATGTTTTCCTGCCCCTACAGCTGCTCCAGACGAGGGCTCAGCCCCCTTGCTGCTGGTCCATGTTGCTGAACTCTCTGCCTGTCAGGGGGTTGTGTCAATCACTCCAGCTTACAGGTGCCAACTGTGTGAATACTTGTCTGTTGAATGGGCACTGCCACCactggagaggaggaagagaacatCAGGACTGCTCCCTGAGCGTGGGAGAGGTGGCACTGGTGTTTGCTTCCTGAGATTGGAGTCTCTTCATG
It encodes:
- the LOC132363951 gene encoding transmembrane emp24 domain-containing protein 9-like: MNLSSKMFQIVKKKKKQETAAGAAAAAATNLLARQYGPRGSFTFTSQSPGEHQICLHLESIRFALFYDGKLAIHLDMQLGEHTNDYTELAANDKLTLLHLRIQQLVEQVEKIQKEQEYQRWREERFRQTSESTNQRVLWWFILQTFILVATGIWQMQHLKSFFKAKKLV